DNA from Desulfuromonas sp. AOP6:
TTCTGGTTCGCAGTCGGCGCCTCCCAGGAGAGCCGCAGGGATTCTCCCCGCTGCTGCAGACTGACGTTGGTCGGGGCGGCCGGCAGGGGCAGCTCCAGGGGACGCACCGGTCCCTTTTTGCCGCAGCCAGTCAGCAGGACTATCAGCGTCAGGGCAGTCAGGCCAAGGCAACGCAGCGTCTTCATCGGGGTCAGACCAGTTCCTGGCGGGCGCGGGCGATCTCGCGCTCCACCGCTTCACGGGCGGTGCCGCCGGTGGCGCGGCGGGCGTTGACGGAGGCCTCCAGGGTCACGAAGTCGTAGATGTCCTTGCCGATCAGTTCCGAGAACTGGCGGAATTCCTCAAGGGAAAGCTCGGGGATGTCCTTGCCGTGCTCGATGCAGTAGCGCACCGTCTTGCCTACCACCTCGTGGGCCTGACGGAAGGGTAGACCCTTGCGCACAACGTAGTCGGCCACATCGGTGGCGGTAGAAAAACCGCGGGCGGCGGCCACCCGCATGTTCTCGGCCTGCACCTTCATTTCGGCGATCATGTCGGCGAAGATCTTCAGGCTCCCCTTGATGGTGTCGATGGTGTCGAAGAGGGGCTCCTTGTCTTCCTGCATATCCTTGTTGTAGGCCAGCGGCAGGGATTTCATCAGGGTCAGCAAGCTGATGAGGTTGCCGTAGACGCGGCCGGTCTTGCCGCGCACCAGCTCGGGAACGTCGGGGTTCTTCTTCTGCGGCATGATGCTGCTGCCGGTGCAGAAAGCGTCGGTGAGCTCGATGAAGTGGAAGTCGGCGGAAGACCAGAGGATGAGCTCTTCCGACAGGCGGGAGAGGTGCATCATCAGGATGGCGCTGGCAGCGCAGAACTCCAGGGCGAAATCGCGATCGGAGACCGAATCGAGGCTGTTGCGCGTGACGCCGTCGAAGCCGAGCTGCTCGGCGACGAATTCGCGGTCGATAGGGAAGGTGGTGCCGGCCAGGGCCCCAGCCCCCAAGGGGAGCACGTTAAGGCGCTTGAGCACGTCGGCGAAGCGGCCGGCGTCGCGCTTGATCATCTCGTAATAGGCGAGCATGTGATGGGAAAAGAGCACCGGCTGCGCCGTCTGCAGATGGGTATAGCCGGGCATGATGACGGCGAGGTTCTTTTCAGCCTGCTGCAGCAGCGATTCCTGCAGGCGGCGCAGGTAGCCCAGGATCTCCTTGAGCTCGTCACGCAGGTAGAGGCGCACGTCCAGGGCCACCTGGTCATTGCGGGAGCGGGCCGTGTGCAGCTTGCCGCCGACGGCGCCGATGCGCTCGATAAGGCGAGCCTCGATGTTCATATGGATGTCTTCCAGGGAAACCTTGAATTCGAAGTTGCCCCCTTCGATGTCGGTCAGGATGCTCTCCAGGCCGCTGATGATCTGCTCGGCGTCCTCGGCGCCGATGATGCCCTGACGGGCCAGCATGCGGGCGTGGGCGATGGAGCCCTGGATATCGTAGCGGTACATGCGTTTGTCGAAATCGATGGAGGCGGTGAACTCTTCCACAAATTTGTCGGTGGGCTGGGTAAAGCGCCCGGCCCAGGGTTTTTCACTCATGATGTCTGTGCTCCATTTCAAGGTTTCATGGCGGCCCATAAGGACCGTCTCAGGTTGAACCGTTATTCGCTGAAAACACGCTGCCAGCCCTGGCTGCCGTCGAGCTGAAAAATGCTGTGCACCCGGAGCGGAACCCGGGTGGTGCGCGGATCGAGCTCATGGAAGACCGGCAGGTTGAAGTAGTAGAGGCGGGTGCCGGTACCGAAGCGCATGCGGCAGACGGGGAGACCGCCGAAGTCGTCGGTCTCGAACTCGGCGAACTGTTTCTGTTTCATCTTGTGATTCTCATGGATGATGACCGAGGAGCGCCCGAAGGTGGCCTCGGGAGTGCTGCCGCTACCCGTGGTCTCGTCCGAAGTGTTGCAAAAGACGGTGATCGAGTCGCGCACGCCGGGATGCTGCGACAGGTACTCGCCGTAGTAGCCGTTGACCACGTCGCGAAAGGCGCGGTGTTCGGGCTTGGGGTTGCACTCGAGGACCGCCAGCAGGTCGAGACGCTGGCGCGTCTGAAAAAAGAGTTCGTTGGCCTTGTCGATCAGGACGCTGATGTTCGACCGGTAGATGGTGCGGTAGATGTAGTCGAAGCAGATCAGGGCCATGAAGTTGAAGGGGTTGGGGTGGCAGTGAAACAGAGGAAAGACCTTGCCGCGATAGAGGTCATGCAGGGCGTCGGGGTTCTCCTCGGCGAAGTAAGGGTGGCTCTTGGCTTCGAGAAAGACCCGGACTTTGCCGTCGGCCTCCTTGACGGCGATGACCGCCCAATTGGCCGGCAGCTGCTCCACGTCTCCCGCATCGATATCTTCGAGCACCTGGGCCAGCGCCTCGGCGTTGTCCTCCCGATATCTTTCGAGCACCTCTCGATAATGGGCCAGCGTCGTGTGCTCTACCCCGAACATGGTCACCGTGTTGTTGTGAAAGCGGTGGCGGATGAGGTCCAGCGCTTCCTCTACCCGCTCGGCCGGTACCGTGGATTCGGGAAAGAGCAG
Protein-coding regions in this window:
- the argH gene encoding argininosuccinate lyase, producing the protein MMSEKPWAGRFTQPTDKFVEEFTASIDFDKRMYRYDIQGSIAHARMLARQGIIGAEDAEQIISGLESILTDIEGGNFEFKVSLEDIHMNIEARLIERIGAVGGKLHTARSRNDQVALDVRLYLRDELKEILGYLRRLQESLLQQAEKNLAVIMPGYTHLQTAQPVLFSHHMLAYYEMIKRDAGRFADVLKRLNVLPLGAGALAGTTFPIDREFVAEQLGFDGVTRNSLDSVSDRDFALEFCAASAILMMHLSRLSEELILWSSADFHFIELTDAFCTGSSIMPQKKNPDVPELVRGKTGRVYGNLISLLTLMKSLPLAYNKDMQEDKEPLFDTIDTIKGSLKIFADMIAEMKVQAENMRVAAARGFSTATDVADYVVRKGLPFRQAHEVVGKTVRYCIEHGKDIPELSLEEFRQFSELIGKDIYDFVTLEASVNARRATGGTAREAVEREIARARQELV